In Arachis hypogaea cultivar Tifrunner chromosome 17, arahy.Tifrunner.gnm2.J5K5, whole genome shotgun sequence, a single window of DNA contains:
- the LOC112767361 gene encoding calcium-transporting ATPase 3, endoplasmic reticulum-type, whose amino-acid sequence MEDAFARSIPEVLDHFGVDPTKGLSDTQVVQHGRLYGINVLPEDKRAPFWKLVLKQFDDLLVKILIAAAVISFILALVNGETGLMAFLEPSVILLILAANAAVGVITETNAEKALEELRAYQADVATVLRNGCFSILPATELVPGDIVEVSVGCKIPADMRMIEMLSSQVRVDQAILTGESSSVEKELKTTTTTNAVYQDKTNILFSGTVMVAGRARAVVVGVGPNTAMGNIRDSMMHTEDEATPLKKKLDEFGTFLAKVIAGICVLVWIVNIGHFRDPAHGGFLRGAIHYFKIAVALAVAAIPEGLPAVVTTCLALGTKRMARLNAIVRSLPSVETLGCTTVICSDKTGTLTTNMMSVAKVCVVESAQRSPAATEYSVSGTTYAPEGIIFDNTGMQIDFPAQLPCLLHIAMCSALCNESTLQYNPDKGKYEKIGESTEVALRVFAEKVGLPGFNSMPSALNMLSNHERASYCNHYWEEQFRKMDVLEFSRDRKMMSVLCSRNQLNVLFSKGAPESIIARCTTILCNDDGSIVPLTADIRAELASRFHSFAGKETLRCLALALKWMPSGQQMLSFDDERDLTFIGLVGMLDPPRDEVRNAMLSCMTAGIRVIVVTGDNKSTAESLCRKIGAFDHMIEFSERSYTASEFEELPPLQQTLALQRMALFTRVEPSHKRMLVEALQNQNEVVAMTGDGVNDAPALKKADIGIAMGSGTAVAKSASDMVLADDNFASIVAAVAEGRAIYNNTKQFIRYMISSNIGEVVCIFVAAVLGIPDTLAPVQLLWVNLVTDGLPATAIGFNKQDSDVMKAKPRKVNEAVVTGWLFFRYLVIGAYVGLATVAGFIWWFVYADSGPKLPYVELMNFDTCPTRETTYPCSIFDDRHPSTVSMTVLVVVEMFNALNNLSENQSLLVVPPWSNMWLVASIIITMLLHILILYVHPLSVLFSVTPLSWDDWMVVFYLSIPVIIIDEVLKFFSRNPIGLRFRLWFRRSDLLPKREVRDK is encoded by the exons ATGGAGGACGCATTTGCCAGATCTATTCCCGAG GTCCTTGATCACTTTGGAGTCGACCCAACTAAAGGTCTATCAGATACCCAG GTAGTTCAACATGGTCGATTGTATGGTATAAACG TGCTGCCTGAAGATAAAA GAGCTCCGTtttggaaattggttttgaagcaATTTGATGATTTGCTTGTGAAGATACTTATAGCAGCTGCAGTGATATCATTTATTCTGGCTTTAGTTAATGGAGAAACGGGCTTAATGGCATTTCTGGAGCCTTCT GTTATTCTATTGATATTAGCTGCAAATGCAGCTGTGGGGGTGATTACGGAAACAAATGCTGAAAAAGCTCTCGAG GAGCTGCGTGCCTATCAAGCTGATGTGGCAACTGTTTTGCGAAATG GTTGTTTTTCTATACTTCCAGCCACTGAACTTGTTCCTGGTGATATTGTGGAAGTTTCTG TGGGGTGCAAAATTCCTGCTGATATGAGGATGATTGAGATGCTAAGTAGTCAAGTCCGTGTTGATCAAGCCATTCTTACAG GTGAGAGCAGCTCGGTGGAGAAAGAGCTTAAAACAACCACAACAACAAATGCTGTATACCAAGACAAAACAAATATTTTGTTCTCG ggaACGGTTATGGTTGCTGGTAGGGCAAGAGCTGTTGTAGTGGGAGTTGGTCCTAACACTGCCATGGGCAACATTCGTGATTCAATGATGCACACAGAGGAT GAGGCGACACCATTGAAAAAGAAGCTGGATGAGTTTGGTACCTTTTTAGCCAAG GTTATTGCAGGGATTTGCGTATTGGTGTGGATTGTAAATATTGGTCATTTTCGTGACCCTGCTCATGGTGGTTTCTTGCGTGGTGCTATTCATTATTTTAAG ATTGCAGTTGCCCTGGCAGTTGCAGCGATTCCTGAAGGGCTCCCAGCTGTTGTTACAAC gTGTTTGGCTCTTGGAACAAAGCGTATGGCTAGGTTGAATGCCATCGTTCGGTCTTTGCCTTCTGTTGAAACCTTGGGTTGCACCACTGTAATTTGCAGCGACAAAACTGGAACACTAACTACTAATATGATGTCAGTTGCAAAG GTGTGCGTTGTTGAATCTGCACAACGTAGTCCTGCTGCTACTGAATACAGTGTCAGTGGGACAACATATGCACCTGAAGGCATAATTTTTGACAATACAGGGATGCAG ATTGACTTTCCAGCTCAATTGCCGTGTCTTCTTCACATAGCAATGTGTTCTGCTCTTTGCAATGAATCAACCCTGCAGTATAATCCTGATAAGGGAAAGTATGAAAAAATTGGTGAGTCAACTGAAGTGGCACTACGTGTCTTTGCAGAAAAG GTTGGTCTTCCTGGTTTTAATTCTATGCCATCAGCCTTGAACATGTTGAGTAACCATGAACGAGCTTCTTATTGTAACCATTATTGGGAGGAACAATTTAGAAAG ATGGATGTGCTGGAATTTTCTCGAGATCGGAAAATGATGAGTGTGCTTTGCAGCAGAAACCAATTGAATGTTTTGTTCTCTAAAGGTGCTCCAGAAAGCATAATTGCTAGATGTACAACAATTCTGTGTAATGACGATGGCTCAATTGTGCCACTTACTGCTGATATTCGAGCAGAGCTGGCTTCAAGGTTCCATAG TTTTGCAGGAAAAGAAACATTGAGGTGCCTAGCTTTGGCTTTGAAATGGATGCCCTCAGGTCAACAGATGTTGTCCTTTGATGATGAGAGAGATCTTACATTTATTGGGTTG GTTGGGATGCTGGATCCACCAAGAGATGAAGTTAGAAATGCCATGCTTTCATGTATGACTGCTGGCATACGTGTTATAGTTGTCACTGGAGATAACAAG TCCACCGCTGAGTCCCTTTGCCGCAAGATAGGCGCTTTTGACCATATGATAGAATTTTCCGAGCGCTCTTATACTGCTTCTGAGTTTGAAGAACTTCCACCACTGCAACAAACTCTAGCATTGCAACGCATGGCACTTTTTACCAG AGTTGAGCCTTCTCATAAAAGGATGCTGGTTGAAGCTTTGCAAAATCAGAATGAAGTG GTTGCAATGACGGGTGATGGAGTCAATGATGCACCCGCACTGAAAAAGGCAGATATAGGAATTGCTATGGGTTCTGGAACAGCTGTTGCCAAG AGTGCATCAGACATGGTGCTCGCTGATGACAACTTTGCTTCGATTGTTGCG GCTGTAGCAGAGGGTAGAGCTATATACAACAATACAAAACAGTTTATTAGATACATGATATCATCCAATATTGGTGAAGTAGTCTGTATATTTGTCGCTGCTGTGCTTGGGATACCTGATACTCTCGCTCCT GTCCAGCTGCTTTGGGTCAATTTGGTTACTGATGGACTGCCTGCAACTGCTATTGGCTTCAATAAGCAAGACTCTGATGTGATGAAGGCTAAGCCTCGAAAG GTGAATGAAGCAGTTGTGACAGGTTGGCTCTTCTTCCGTTATCTAGTAATTGGAG CTTATGTTGGCCTTGCAACCGTTGCTGGTTTTATTTGGTGGTTTGTTTATGCTGATAGTGGCCCCAAACTACCATATGTTGAACTG ATGAATTTTGACACTTGCCCAACAAGGGAGACAACTTATCCATGCAGTATATTTGATGATCGACATCCATCTACTGTATCAATGACTGTGCTTGTCGTTGTTGAGATGTTCAATGCTTTAAACAACCTTAGTGAAAATCAATCTCTTTT GGTCGTTCCTCCCTGGAGTAACATGTGGCTTGTTGCTTCTATAATCATAACTATGCTTCTTCACATACTAATTTTATATGTTCACCCGCTGTCAGTTCTTTTCTCT GTAACACCATTATCCTGGGATGACTGGATGGTTGTCTTTTATCTTTCAATACCT